Proteins encoded within one genomic window of Drechmeria coniospora strain ARSEF 6962 chromosome Unknown scf7180000000102, whole genome shotgun sequence:
- a CDS encoding Enolase — translation MAITKVHARSVYDSRGNPTVEVDVVTETGLHRAIVPSGASTGQHEACELRDGDKSKWGGKGVGKAVDNVNAIIGPALIKEAIDVKDQSKIDAFLNGLDGTPNKTKLGANAILGVSLAVAKAGAAEKGVPLYAHISDLAGTKKPYVLPVPFMNVLNGGSHAGGRLAFQEFMIVPSAAPSFSEAMRQGAEVYQQLKSLAKKKYGQSAGNVGDEGGVAPDIQTAAEALDLITDAIDKAGYTGKMNIAMDVASSEFYKEAEKKYDLDFKNPESDPAKWITYEELAAMYSDLAKKYPIVSIEDPFAEDDWEAWSYFYKSQDIQIVGDDLTVTNPVRIKKAVELKACNALLLKVNQIGTLTESIQAAKDSYADGWGVMVSHRSGETEDVTIADLVVGIRSGEIKTGAPCRSERLAKLNQILRIEEELGDQAIYAGENFRKAVNL, via the exons ATGGCCATCACCAAGGTTCATGCACGATCAGTCTACGACTCGCGAGGCAACCCCACTGTTGAGGTTGACGTCGTTACCGAGACAGGGCTCCATCGCGCCATTGTTCCATCCGGAGCTTCTACCG GCCAGCACGAAGCTTGTGAGCTACGCGATGGTGACAAGTCCAAATGGGGCGGCAAAGGCGTtggcaaggccgtcgacaacGTTAATGCCATCATTGGCCCTGCCCTAATCAAAGAGGCCATCGATGTGAAGGATCAATCCAAGATCGATGCTTTCTTGAACGGACTCGACGGCACTCCCAACAAGACCAAGCTTGGCGCGAACGCCATCCTCGGTGTCAGCTTAGCTGTTgccaaggccggcgccgctgaAAAG GGTGTCCCTCTGTATGCTCACATTTCGGACCTCGCCGGAACAAAAAAGCCTTATGTCCTGCCCGTTCCTTTCATGAACGTCCTCAACGGCGG TTCTCACGCCGGTGGCCGTCTTGCCTTCCAGGAGTTCATGATTGTCCCTTC TGCTGCCCCTTCTTTCTCGGAAGCCATGCGGCAGGGTGCTGAGGTTTACCAACAGCTCAAGAGCCTGGCGAAGAAGAAATATGGCCAGTCTGCCGGCAACGTTGGTGATGAGGGTGGTGTTGCTCCTGACATTCAGACTGCCGCAGAAGCCCTTGACCTTATCACAGACGCCATTGACAAGGCCGGCTACACAGGCAAAATGAATATTGCAATGGATGTTGCATCGAGCGAGTTCTACAAGGAGGCAGAGAAGAAGTACGACCTTGATTTCAAGAATCCCGAGAGCGATCCAGCCAAGTGGATCACATATGAGGAACTTGCCGCCATGTACTCTGACCTGGCGAAGAAGTACCCCATTGTTTCCATCGAAGATCCCTTTGCTGAGGATGACTGGGAGGCCTGGAGCTACTTCTACAAGTCCCAGGATATCCAGATTGTCGGTGATGATCTAACTGTCACCAACCCAGTGCGTATCAAGAAGGCGGTCGAGCTGAAAGCTTGCAACGCGCTTCTGCTCAAGGTCAACCAGATCGGTACTCTAACAGAGTCGATCCAGGCTGCCAAGGATTCATATGCCGACGGGTGGGGTGTCATGGTTTCTCACCGATCTGGTGAAACCGAGGATGTCACTATCGCCGATCTTGTCGTCGGAATCCGATCCGGCGAGATCAAGACTGGTGCTCCCTGCCGGTCCGAGCGTCTAGCCAAGCTCAATCAGATTCTCCGCATCGAAGAAGAGCTTGGTGACCAGGCCATCTATGCTGGCGAGAACTTCCGCAAGGCTGTCAACTTGTGA